In Osmia lignaria lignaria isolate PbOS001 chromosome 5, iyOsmLign1, whole genome shotgun sequence, a single genomic region encodes these proteins:
- the LOC117604811 gene encoding uncharacterized protein LOC117604811, with protein MWSFVPTVCLLIGAIIGSCEFVNSLYVAQPGDENNDMSIDNRDGKTSMDVLEAWKEKEPLVIEEIYEEQIDPNIRSTDGRRRNEYLDATDNAEYNRRINSLANTASKRREIVESWYDLPKESEEQQDPLPLSQTKKKKKKKTMTTMAMNPWIYRWGNRKRQNADGGSSSVRRPIRVPFNSWGGKRGEEYSRSAAILFPVKRTKLTTYDRYDRDGSIDGYDVKREATDMDKVRWKTPFNSWGGKRAGKSTDRERYLRLLMERVNNLPIFGILKEYGFAKGRNNEKGNVNFPYRNPFRIYNKTNEYDSSTTNRLNERLPLMPNKRMKHHEICKRTSQWDPWGGKRSLESYTTRFGKDVALLAYSLGGNKTFLCCYPLEQPK; from the exons ATGTGGTCATTTGTTCCGACGGTGTGTCTTTTGATTGGAGCGATTATCGGAAGCTGTGAATTCGTCAACAGCCTGTACGTAGCACAACCAGGGGATGAAAACAACGATATGTCGATCGATAATCGGGATGGAAAAACTTCTATGGACGTATTGGAAGCgtggaaagaaaaggaaccgcTGGTGATAGAGGAAATATACGAGGAGCAAATCGATCCAAATATTCGCTCAACAG ATGGACGAAGGAGAAACGAGTATCTCGATGCCACGGATAATGCGGAATATAACCGAAGAATAAATTCGCTCGCAAACACCGCTTCGAAGAGAAGAGAAATCGTAGAATCATGGTACGATCTGCCGAAGGAAAGCGAG GAGCAGCAGgatcctcttcctctttctcagacgaagaagaagaagaagaaaaagacgaTGACGACGATGGCTATGAATCCGTGGATTTATCGGTGGGGAAACAGGAAAAGACAAAACGCGGACGGAGGAAGTTCTAGTGTTCGTCGACCGATTCGCGTGCCATTTAATAGCTGGGGTGGTAAACGAGGGGAAGAGTATTCGAGATCGGCTGCGATACTTTTTCCAGTGAAACGAACCAAGTTGACGACGTACGATCGGTATGATCGAGACGGATCCATCGACGGATACGACGTTAAAAGGGAGGCGACAGATATGGATAAAGTCAGATGGAAGACTCCGTTTAACAGTTGGGGTGGAAAAAGAGCGGGAAAATCGACCGATCGAGAACGATATTTGCGACTTCTAATGGAACGCGTTAATAACCTCCCTATATTTGGTATTTTGAAAG AATACGGATTCGCCAAGggaagaaataatgaaaaaggaaatgttAATTTTCCCTATCGAAATCCATTTCGCATTTATAACAAAACAAATGAATACGATTCTTCGACTACCAATCGTCTGAACGAAAG GTTACCATTAATGCCCAACAAAAGAATGAAACACCACGAGATATGTAAGAGAACATCGCAGTGGGATCCATGGGGTGGAAAGAGAAGCTTAGAATCATACACTACCCGTTTTGGCAAGGATGTTGCGTTACTCGCGTACTCTTTGGGGGGCAACAAGACCTTCCTATGTTGTTATCCCCTCGAACAaccaaaataa
- the LOC117604814 gene encoding COMM domain-containing protein 4: MKFRFLGDGDCPDWLLAEINTLSRMTSIKIKILGQAVAKYLTEGELDEEKIKKITQDAKLEVNDAKAMVAALELMLTSSARYGVSATDLSSELQQLGLPREHSAAIARLYMDYSPRITAALSSQSLRVSRLSSIQVVSCDNSSPISTVSLKLKKLDGCDENSTINISKDDVQVLLAELRMAKLYIESL; this comes from the exons ATG AAATTCAGATTCCTAGGTGACGGAGATTGTCCGGATTGGTTGCTAGCGGAGATCAACACGTTGTCGCGTATG ACGTCTATTAAAATCAAAATACTAGGACAGGCGGTCGCGAAATATCTTACGGAAGGGGAACTCGAT gaagagaaaattaagaaaatcacTCAAGACGCTAAACTCG AGGTGAACGACGCAAAAGCAATGGTAGCTGCGCTCGAGCTGATGCTAACATCCTCCGCTCGTTATGGCGTATCCGCGACGGATTTGAGCAGCGAATTGCAACAACTCGGACTTCCTCGCGAGCATAGCGCCGCGATCGCTAGATTGTACATGGATTATTCTCCCCGAATCACGGCTGCCCTTTCCTCGCAGTCTTTAAGAG TTAGTCGATTGTCGTCGATTCAAGTTGTATCTTGTGATAATTCATCACCGATTTCGACGGtgtctttaaaattaaaaaaattggatGGATGCGATGAAAACTCTaccattaatatttcaaaagacGATGTACAGGTTCTATTGGCAG AATTACGCATGGCAAAACTCTATATAGAAAGTCTTTAA